The Pantoea nemavictus genome includes a region encoding these proteins:
- a CDS encoding amino acid ABC transporter permease, giving the protein MSSTPIEPSLNNSREQTHYDLDRYQVVPRRYYGRITASAVILILLALLVNAFAHGNIEWSFVGQFFTAQAILNGVVNTLIMSVLAMGLGILFGVITAIMYMSPNPVLHYIAVGYAWIFRGTPLILQLLLWFNLALVFPTISIPGLFSVQTVSFMTPFLAALLGLSINQGAYTSEVVRAGLLSVDTGQYEAAKAIGMPRLQALHRIILPQAMRVILPPVGNEFISMIKTTSLASMIQYSELLYNTQTIYFANARVMELLFVAGIWYLIVVTLLSFGQSRLERYFSRGHRQRQ; this is encoded by the coding sequence TTACGATCTCGATCGTTATCAGGTGGTGCCGCGCCGCTATTACGGCCGCATTACCGCATCCGCAGTGATTCTTATCCTGCTGGCGCTGCTGGTGAATGCCTTTGCCCACGGCAACATTGAGTGGTCCTTCGTTGGCCAGTTCTTCACCGCGCAGGCGATTCTTAACGGCGTGGTGAACACGCTAATCATGTCGGTGCTGGCGATGGGGCTTGGCATCCTGTTCGGCGTGATCACCGCCATCATGTACATGTCGCCAAACCCGGTGCTGCACTACATCGCCGTGGGTTACGCGTGGATCTTCCGCGGCACGCCGCTGATTTTGCAGCTGCTGCTGTGGTTTAACCTCGCGCTGGTGTTCCCGACCATCAGCATTCCCGGCCTGTTCAGCGTGCAAACCGTCAGCTTTATGACGCCGTTCCTTGCCGCGCTGCTCGGTTTGAGCATCAATCAGGGCGCCTATACCTCGGAAGTGGTGCGTGCAGGTTTGCTGTCGGTGGATACCGGACAGTACGAAGCAGCGAAAGCCATCGGCATGCCACGGCTGCAGGCGCTGCATCGCATCATTCTGCCGCAGGCGATGCGCGTGATTCTGCCGCCGGTCGGCAATGAGTTTATCAGCATGATCAAAACCACCAGCCTCGCCAGCATGATTCAGTACTCCGAACTGCTCTACAACACGCAAACCATCTACTTCGCCAACGCGCGCGTGATGGAGCTGCTGTTCGTGGCGGGCATCTGGTACCTGATTGTGGTCACGCTGCTGTCCTTTGGGCAGAGCCGACTGGAACGTTACTTCTCACGCGGCCATCGTCAGCGTCAGTAA
- a CDS encoding amino acid ABC transporter ATP-binding protein yields MRNIVRAVKVNKYFDQFHALKDVSLEVNYGEVMCILGPSGSGKSTFLRCINQLEKVDKGGIWVDNELAGYRIAGNKLHALSDKQIARQRLQTGMVFQRFNLFPHKTALENIIEGPCRVMLRPKREACEEAMALLDRVGMAHKAHDYPQSLSGGQQQRVAIARALAMKPKLMLFDEPTSALDPEMVGEVLAVMRQLAKEGTTMLVVTHEMGFAREVANQVVFMDEGRIIEQGAPEDILLNPQNPRMKNFINAILL; encoded by the coding sequence ATGAGAAACATCGTGCGCGCCGTCAAGGTGAACAAATATTTCGACCAGTTCCACGCCCTAAAGGATGTCAGCCTGGAAGTGAACTACGGCGAGGTGATGTGCATCCTCGGGCCGTCCGGTTCCGGCAAAAGCACCTTTTTACGCTGCATTAATCAGCTGGAGAAGGTCGATAAAGGCGGGATTTGGGTCGACAACGAACTGGCGGGCTATCGCATCGCCGGCAATAAATTGCATGCCTTAAGCGACAAGCAGATTGCGCGTCAGCGTCTGCAAACCGGCATGGTTTTCCAGCGCTTCAATCTGTTCCCGCATAAAACCGCGCTGGAGAACATCATTGAAGGGCCGTGTCGCGTCATGCTGCGTCCGAAGCGAGAAGCCTGTGAAGAGGCGATGGCGCTGCTGGATCGCGTTGGCATGGCGCATAAAGCGCACGACTATCCGCAGTCGCTCTCCGGCGGCCAGCAGCAGCGCGTGGCGATTGCCCGCGCGCTGGCGATGAAACCCAAACTGATGCTGTTTGACGAACCCACTTCGGCGCTGGATCCGGAAATGGTGGGCGAAGTGCTGGCGGTGATGCGCCAGCTGGCAAAAGAGGGCACCACCATGCTGGTGGTCACCCACGAAATGGGCTTTGCCCGCGAGGTGGCCAATCAGGTGGTGTTTATGGACGAGGGACGCATTATCGAGCAGGGCGCACCGGAAGACATTCTGCTGAACCCGCAAAATCCACGGATGAAAAACTTTATTAACGCGATTCTTCTTTAA
- a CDS encoding ABC transporter substrate-binding protein, with protein MKKLLLSAISAAVLLQSSAWADIAVPAAIKEKGLTVAIMPNYPPMDFKDPATNQLTGVDYDLGQAIGEKLGVKINWQEIAFEQMVNAVVTKRVDLVMSGMTDTKERQQVVNFIDYFKTGPQFYTQSARSDINSAMDLCGKKVGTSRRTTFPLEIAKWSKAHCEAAGKPAIIVVGAEGTADARTQLRQNRLDGVVQGSETLPYIMDLEKGKYKPLDKAFSFQYTGMAIGKDATELTAAVQAAIDAMIADGSYQKILGKWGLADNGVTKATVNQG; from the coding sequence ATGAAAAAGCTGTTATTGAGTGCCATCAGTGCCGCCGTGCTGCTGCAATCGTCTGCCTGGGCAGATATCGCCGTGCCTGCCGCCATCAAAGAGAAAGGGCTGACGGTCGCGATCATGCCGAACTATCCGCCGATGGATTTTAAAGATCCGGCGACTAACCAGCTGACCGGCGTGGATTACGATCTCGGCCAGGCGATTGGTGAAAAGCTGGGCGTGAAGATCAACTGGCAGGAGATCGCCTTCGAGCAGATGGTGAACGCGGTAGTGACCAAGCGTGTTGATCTGGTGATGTCCGGCATGACTGACACCAAAGAGCGTCAGCAGGTGGTGAATTTTATCGACTACTTCAAAACCGGCCCGCAGTTTTACACCCAATCCGCGCGCAGCGATATCAACAGCGCCATGGACCTGTGCGGTAAGAAAGTCGGCACCAGCCGTCGCACCACCTTCCCGCTGGAGATTGCCAAATGGTCCAAAGCGCACTGTGAAGCGGCTGGCAAGCCCGCCATCATCGTGGTCGGCGCCGAAGGCACCGCCGATGCGCGCACCCAGCTGCGTCAGAACCGTCTGGATGGCGTGGTGCAGGGCAGCGAAACCCTGCCGTACATCATGGATCTGGAAAAGGGTAAATATAAGCCACTCGATAAAGCCTTCTCCTTCCAGTACACCGGCATGGCGATTGGTAAAGATGCGACGGAGCTGACCGCCGCAGTGCAGGCCGCTATCGACGCGATGATTGCTGACGGTTCATACCAGAAAATCCTCGGCAAATGGGGCCTGGCCGACAACGGCGTAACGAAAGCAACGGTCAACCAGGGCTAA
- a CDS encoding polysaccharide deacetylase family protein encodes MQQPGAVRWPQGKRGCMALAFDLDGPTGDAMLNGSLWSTPEYFTFGAYGPYRALGRLLDLLRAFQIPATFFVPAWVVEQWPQQCQAIIEQGHEVAYHGYRHESFWSISPDEQRAVMAKSAEIFKHYLGITACGFRTPSGDWHAETPQILRDAGVIYSSSMRGDDRPYSIPVAGHTPLVEIPGKWEMDDYASLAYTRQPDFPKGGDRIASYAHTRDNWQREFDGAMDEGLCLTTLFHPKISGQPGRLLLLEQLFEHMTARDDVWFARCDAVAQWYLQEQQHD; translated from the coding sequence ATGCAACAACCGGGCGCAGTGCGCTGGCCGCAGGGTAAACGCGGCTGCATGGCGCTGGCGTTTGACCTCGACGGTCCTACCGGCGATGCCATGCTGAATGGCAGCCTGTGGTCAACGCCAGAGTATTTTACCTTTGGGGCTTACGGGCCGTACCGCGCGCTCGGGCGTCTGCTCGACCTGCTGCGCGCCTTCCAGATTCCCGCCACCTTTTTCGTTCCGGCGTGGGTGGTGGAGCAGTGGCCGCAGCAGTGTCAGGCGATTATTGAACAGGGCCACGAAGTGGCTTATCACGGCTATCGCCACGAATCGTTCTGGTCGATTTCACCGGATGAACAGCGCGCGGTGATGGCGAAATCCGCTGAGATCTTTAAGCACTATCTTGGCATCACCGCCTGCGGTTTTCGTACGCCGTCGGGCGACTGGCATGCCGAAACGCCGCAGATTCTGCGCGACGCGGGCGTGATTTACTCCAGCAGCATGCGCGGTGACGATCGCCCCTACAGCATTCCAGTGGCGGGCCATACGCCACTGGTAGAGATTCCCGGCAAGTGGGAGATGGACGATTACGCCTCGCTGGCCTACACGCGCCAGCCCGATTTCCCGAAAGGCGGTGACCGTATCGCCAGCTATGCGCACACGCGTGATAACTGGCAGCGCGAGTTCGATGGCGCGATGGATGAAGGCTTGTGCCTCACCACGCTGTTCCACCCGAAAATCTCCGGGCAGCCGGGACGGCTTTTGCTGCTCGAACAGCTGTTTGAACATATGACGGCGCGCGATGACGTGTGGTTTGCGCGCTGCGACGCGGTGGCGCAGTGGTATTTGCAGGAGCAACAGCATGACTGA
- a CDS encoding polysaccharide deacetylase family protein, protein MTEPSRWPLGFQSAAILTIDFNDIHGILTQAPAVAGRDKTLSVWRYGTLRGVDRVLALLAEKQLKATWCMPAIVAEEQPELVQRMVADGHEIACSGDVHEDFSALTLEQQIASVTRGCDKLAQVAGRNIVGFRTPAGQWKPGLAQALVECGIRWSSSWRGDDLPYFHPGTRLVELPMHYTLEDEPYFAFNLSPAIPPGQSRIAPYGETLANMTQDFHGFHRFGLCYLLRLHPEIIGTAGRIGLLRSLVDTLQQHNVWIATAEQVAAHWQTQPENDFSHPAEVFSRIIGGAHGEYA, encoded by the coding sequence ATGACTGAACCTTCACGCTGGCCGCTGGGCTTCCAGTCGGCGGCGATCCTCACTATCGATTTCAACGATATTCACGGCATTCTCACCCAGGCTCCCGCGGTGGCGGGGCGCGATAAAACGCTGTCGGTGTGGCGCTACGGCACGCTGCGCGGCGTCGATCGCGTGCTGGCGCTGCTGGCGGAAAAGCAGCTCAAAGCAACCTGGTGCATGCCTGCGATTGTCGCCGAAGAGCAGCCGGAATTAGTGCAGCGCATGGTGGCGGATGGCCATGAAATCGCCTGTAGCGGCGATGTGCATGAAGATTTTTCGGCTTTGACGCTGGAGCAGCAGATCGCCAGCGTGACGCGCGGCTGCGACAAACTGGCGCAGGTCGCCGGTCGCAATATCGTCGGCTTCCGCACACCCGCCGGACAGTGGAAACCGGGGCTGGCGCAGGCGCTGGTTGAGTGCGGCATTCGCTGGTCATCAAGCTGGCGCGGCGACGATTTGCCGTACTTCCATCCCGGCACGCGCTTAGTTGAACTGCCGATGCACTACACGCTAGAAGATGAGCCGTACTTTGCTTTTAATCTCAGCCCGGCGATCCCGCCAGGCCAATCGCGCATCGCGCCCTATGGCGAAACGCTGGCGAACATGACGCAGGATTTCCACGGTTTCCACCGCTTTGGTCTGTGCTATTTGCTGCGGCTGCATCCGGAAATTATCGGCACCGCCGGACGCATTGGTCTGCTGCGTTCACTAGTCGACACGCTGCAACAGCACAATGTGTGGATCGCCACCGCTGAGCAGGTGGCGGCGCACTGGCAGACGCAGCCGGAGAATGATTTCTCGCATCCGGCGGAGGTGTTTAGCCGCATCATCGGAGGTGCGCATGGCGAGTACGCTTGA
- a CDS encoding MmgE/PrpD family protein, with protein sequence MASTLDQLAAFIAESHFAQLPQPLVEQAKRHLLDTLGASLAGCDSPIWRQCLALVNAEGGHAQAQVWGSAQQVNARQAAWLNGVAAHMYELDDTGGCDHSGAVVIPALLAALPLATQPVDGQALIVAMVIGYDIGRRVLEACGGYSAHNGAGWHSTASCGVFGAAAAVCSLLQLDRAQCASALGIAASFSGGLWSFIHDGSHTKKLHAARAAEGGVQAALLAQRGINGPAAVFEERWGGFLQTLAPQTQQPQALTADLGEVWKLARCSIKPYASCRGTHAAIDALSRLLQQHDVRVEQIARIVVGVNPFLLEMCGGRELRSLAAAQMSLPYALAARALYGSAELASYDDAKRLHPAVEALLARIVLVIDEQQSRDDEPWVRLESVQGAQWQQHVPVPSGAPTNPLSLEALLAKYRSLALRVLPLEQVERLEAICLELEEVADVREVVGLLAVR encoded by the coding sequence ATGGCGAGTACGCTTGATCAACTGGCGGCTTTTATCGCCGAGAGCCACTTCGCACAACTGCCGCAGCCGCTGGTGGAGCAGGCGAAACGTCATCTGCTGGATACGCTCGGCGCCTCGCTGGCGGGCTGCGATAGCCCGATCTGGCGCCAGTGTCTGGCGCTGGTTAATGCAGAGGGCGGGCACGCACAGGCGCAGGTATGGGGCAGCGCGCAGCAGGTTAATGCGCGTCAGGCGGCATGGCTGAACGGCGTGGCGGCGCACATGTATGAACTGGATGATACTGGCGGCTGCGATCACTCCGGTGCGGTGGTGATCCCGGCGCTGCTGGCTGCACTGCCGCTGGCAACGCAGCCGGTGGACGGTCAGGCGCTGATCGTCGCGATGGTGATTGGCTATGACATCGGTCGTCGGGTATTAGAAGCCTGTGGTGGTTACTCCGCCCACAACGGCGCGGGCTGGCACTCCACCGCCAGCTGCGGCGTGTTTGGTGCGGCGGCAGCGGTGTGCTCGTTGCTGCAACTGGATCGCGCGCAGTGCGCGTCGGCGCTGGGGATTGCCGCCAGCTTCAGCGGCGGTTTATGGAGCTTTATCCACGACGGTTCGCACACCAAAAAACTGCATGCCGCACGCGCCGCAGAAGGCGGCGTGCAGGCCGCGCTGCTGGCACAGCGCGGTATCAACGGGCCTGCTGCAGTATTCGAAGAGCGTTGGGGCGGTTTCCTGCAAACTTTAGCGCCACAGACGCAGCAGCCGCAGGCGCTGACGGCAGATCTGGGCGAGGTGTGGAAGCTGGCGCGCTGCTCAATCAAGCCGTACGCATCCTGCCGTGGCACCCACGCGGCGATTGATGCGCTGAGTAGGTTACTGCAGCAGCATGATGTGCGGGTAGAGCAGATTGCGCGCATTGTGGTGGGCGTTAATCCGTTCCTGCTGGAGATGTGTGGTGGACGCGAGCTGCGCAGTCTGGCGGCGGCGCAGATGAGTTTGCCCTATGCGCTGGCGGCGCGCGCGCTGTATGGCTCAGCCGAGCTGGCGAGTTATGACGACGCTAAACGTCTGCATCCAGCGGTGGAAGCGCTGCTGGCGCGCATTGTGCTGGTGATCGATGAGCAGCAGAGCCGCGACGATGAACCGTGGGTGCGGCTGGAAAGCGTGCAGGGCGCGCAGTGGCAGCAGCACGTGCCGGTGCCGTCGGGCGCGCCGACTAATCCGTTAAGTCTTGAGGCGCTGCTGGCGAAGTACCGCAGTCTGGCATTGCGCGTGCTGCCGCTGGAGCAGGTCGAACGGCTAGAAGCGATCTGTCTGGAGTTAGAGGAAGTGGCCGACGTGCGCGAAGTGGTGGGGCTATTGGCGGTTAGGTGA
- a CDS encoding iron-containing alcohol dehydrogenase family protein, with product MTQQNLVFPARVLRGAGVINQLGAICAGLGQRALLIGGHQALQAVESQVRAQLLAANVTLLAQEWFGGETSITHINRLAAIASELHAEVLIGVGGGKSLDTVKAVGAQLGLPVVTLPTIAATCSAVTPLSIRYDDNGNFFDIFPLPQAPAAVIIDSELLANAPARWLAAGLGDTLAKWYEFRAVSARHPAREGNARSSLAHSRICYDVIAEHGPAAYAAVLRGESSASLDQVLDAIFTWAGLTSLMSNGAHAAASHAIYEGFTFCDKTREFGHGLLVGFGNLCLLALENRTDEEVLDEMRLARDCGVPLTLREIADLAASELALIVRESVHAPDMANMGETVTEARLLAAIERVEGLAGRV from the coding sequence ATGACACAACAGAATCTGGTGTTCCCGGCGCGCGTGCTACGCGGTGCTGGGGTGATCAATCAACTGGGCGCGATTTGTGCCGGACTCGGCCAGCGTGCGCTGCTCATTGGTGGCCATCAGGCGTTGCAGGCCGTGGAAAGCCAGGTGCGTGCGCAGCTGCTGGCCGCTAACGTCACGCTGCTGGCGCAAGAGTGGTTTGGCGGCGAAACCTCAATCACGCACATCAATCGTCTGGCCGCCATCGCCAGCGAGTTGCACGCCGAGGTGCTGATTGGCGTTGGCGGCGGTAAATCGCTGGATACGGTGAAAGCGGTCGGCGCCCAGCTCGGCTTGCCGGTAGTGACGCTGCCGACCATCGCCGCCACCTGTTCGGCGGTGACGCCGCTGAGTATTCGCTATGACGACAACGGCAATTTCTTCGATATCTTCCCGCTGCCGCAGGCTCCAGCGGCGGTGATTATTGATAGTGAGCTGCTGGCCAACGCGCCCGCGCGCTGGCTGGCGGCAGGCTTGGGCGATACGCTGGCCAAGTGGTACGAGTTCCGCGCAGTCAGCGCCCGTCATCCCGCGCGCGAAGGCAATGCGCGTTCTTCGCTGGCGCATAGCCGGATCTGTTATGACGTGATTGCCGAACACGGCCCGGCAGCCTATGCCGCGGTGCTGCGCGGTGAGAGCAGCGCGTCGCTCGATCAGGTGCTCGATGCGATTTTTACCTGGGCCGGATTGACCTCACTGATGAGCAACGGCGCGCATGCTGCGGCTTCACATGCGATTTATGAAGGCTTTACCTTCTGTGATAAAACCCGCGAGTTTGGCCACGGCTTGCTGGTCGGCTTCGGCAACCTGTGCTTGCTGGCGCTGGAGAACCGCACGGATGAGGAAGTGCTGGATGAGATGCGCCTGGCGCGCGACTGCGGCGTACCGCTGACGCTGCGCGAAATTGCCGATTTAGCGGCGAGTGAGCTGGCGCTGATTGTGCGCGAATCGGTACACGCGCCGGATATGGCGAATATGGGCGAAACGGTGACAGAAGCACGTTTACTGGCGGCGATTGAGCGGGTTGAGGGGTTGGCGGGCAGGGTTTAG
- the speB gene encoding agmatinase has translation MTDFPQPQGGNEMPRFAGRGTMMRLPAAESPADLDVAFVGIPLDIGTSQRSGTRYGPRAIRADSVMIRPYNMATGAAPFDSLRVGDLGDVPINTYSLLKSVDIIESYYTELNNWPIIPLTLGGDHTLTLPILRALAKKHGPMGLIHIDAHTDTNDEMFGEKIAHGTTFRRAVEEGLLDCQRVVQIGQRAQGYAADDFQWGVDQGFHLVPAEQCWYHSMTPLMAEVRARIGDGPVYLSYDIDSFDPAWAPGTGTPEVGGLTSMQGLEIVRGCRGLNLVGGDLVEVSPPYDISGMTSQLAANILYEMLCVLPGVRYTENK, from the coding sequence ATGACCGATTTCCCTCAGCCGCAAGGCGGTAATGAAATGCCTCGTTTCGCCGGACGCGGCACCATGATGCGTCTGCCCGCCGCGGAATCCCCGGCTGATTTAGATGTGGCTTTTGTTGGCATCCCACTGGATATCGGCACCTCGCAGCGCAGCGGCACACGCTACGGGCCGCGTGCCATTCGCGCCGATTCGGTGATGATTCGCCCTTACAACATGGCCACCGGCGCGGCGCCGTTTGATTCGTTGCGCGTTGGCGATCTCGGGGATGTGCCGATCAACACCTACAGCCTGTTGAAATCGGTCGATATCATTGAAAGCTATTATACCGAGCTGAATAACTGGCCGATTATCCCCTTAACGCTCGGTGGCGATCACACGCTGACGCTGCCAATTTTGCGCGCGCTGGCGAAGAAGCATGGGCCGATGGGCCTGATTCATATTGATGCGCATACCGATACCAACGATGAGATGTTTGGCGAGAAGATCGCGCACGGCACCACCTTCCGCCGCGCGGTGGAGGAAGGGCTGCTTGACTGTCAGCGCGTGGTGCAGATTGGCCAACGCGCACAAGGTTACGCCGCCGACGATTTTCAATGGGGCGTTGATCAGGGCTTCCATCTGGTGCCTGCCGAGCAGTGCTGGTATCACTCGATGACGCCGCTGATGGCCGAGGTGCGCGCGCGTATCGGCGACGGCCCGGTGTATCTCTCTTACGACATCGACAGCTTCGATCCCGCATGGGCGCCCGGTACCGGTACGCCGGAAGTGGGCGGTTTGACCTCGATGCAGGGGCTGGAGATCGTGCGCGGCTGCCGTGGGCTGAACCTGGTGGGCGGCGATCTGGTGGAAGTGTCGCCGCCGTATGACATCAGCGGCATGACCTCACAGCTGGCGGCCAATATCCTTTATGAGATGCTGTGCGTGTTGCCCGGCGTCCGTTACACAGAGAACAAGTGA
- a CDS encoding LysR substrate-binding domain-containing protein: MQTLPNLKLLQVFASVVENQGYSRAQQALNMTTPAISAYMSELESQLGFILCQRGRGGFTLTSKGEQFYRYSQEMLATLAGWQEQVETLKSAQGGTFSLGVVDATVTDSTLDLPAAIARFNQRFPAVFFNLSVRDPNELQQQLLEDRLDLAIGHFPLRASNLVTIPLYEEQHWLYCSPEHPLAEGHPDVLTVQQTGMVTRRYWNQQELNKRGFRQSNASVESIEAQLTLILSGRFIGYLPEHYARSGEQQGALCRLLPHHFHFRAPFSFAFRRGRARETLIRAMREILNPARKNSSES, encoded by the coding sequence GTGCAGACGCTTCCCAATCTTAAACTGCTGCAGGTGTTTGCCAGCGTGGTGGAAAATCAGGGCTATTCACGCGCGCAGCAGGCGCTGAACATGACCACGCCCGCCATCAGCGCCTACATGAGCGAGCTGGAAAGCCAGCTCGGTTTTATCCTGTGCCAGCGCGGGCGCGGCGGCTTTACGCTCACCAGCAAAGGCGAGCAGTTTTATCGTTACAGCCAGGAGATGCTGGCGACGCTGGCGGGCTGGCAGGAGCAGGTGGAAACGCTGAAAAGCGCGCAGGGCGGGACGTTCTCGCTGGGCGTGGTGGATGCCACCGTCACCGACAGCACGCTGGATCTCCCCGCCGCCATTGCCCGCTTCAACCAGCGCTTTCCGGCGGTGTTTTTTAACCTGAGCGTGCGCGATCCCAATGAGCTGCAGCAGCAATTGCTGGAGGATCGGCTCGATTTGGCGATTGGCCACTTTCCGCTGCGTGCCAGCAATCTGGTGACCATCCCGCTGTATGAGGAGCAGCACTGGCTCTATTGCAGCCCGGAACATCCGCTGGCTGAGGGCCATCCAGATGTGCTTACCGTGCAGCAAACCGGCATGGTGACGCGACGTTACTGGAATCAACAGGAGCTGAACAAGCGCGGTTTCCGCCAGAGCAACGCGTCGGTAGAGAGTATCGAAGCGCAGCTGACGCTGATTCTCTCCGGCCGTTTTATCGGTTATCTGCCCGAACACTACGCGCGCAGCGGAGAACAGCAGGGCGCGCTGTGCCGCCTGCTGCCGCACCATTTCCACTTCCGCGCACCCTTCTCCTTTGCTTTTCGCCGCGGGCGCGCGCGTGAAACGCTGATCCGCGCGATGCGTGAAATTCTGAATCCAGCGCGAAAAAATAGCAGCGAAAGCTGA
- the dinG gene encoding ATP-dependent DNA helicase DinG yields the protein MALTAAIKSQIAQWYKALQQQVPDFIPRAPQRQMIAEVAKSLAGDEGRHLAIEAPTGVGKTLSYLIPGIAVSRAEEKRLVISTANVALQDQIFTKDLPLLKKIIPDLTFTAAFGRGRYVCPRNLAALAATEDQQGDLLLYLDEEAVSGSKEEQKFCAKLEKQLSSYRWDGLRDHTDVTIDDSLWKRLSTDKANCLGHHCRWYRECPFFVARREIEQADVVVANHALVMAAMENESVLPPAKNLMLVLDEGHHLPEVARDALEMSAEITPGWSSLQLDLFVRLVETIMAQFRPKSPPPLTNPERLKGHCDEMRELLQILCDALNPLLPGNNQPGEFRFVLGELPEELISLCARLFKLSDALRGLSEGLLNELGDQTGKADIMRLHKAIIQLNRHFGWFESISKLWRLAAMEKASNAPVSKWITREIREGQAHLLFHCAGIRVSDQLEKILWRKIPHVVVTSATLRSLNSFNRLQEMSGLSEKAGDRFVALDSPFNHIEQGKLVIPQMQFEPLMAQEAEHIAEMARFFRQQIAEEQHKGVLVLFASGRAMQQFVSHVTDLRLSMLVQGDQPRSRLVALHRERVEAGKTSILVGLQSFAEGLDLKGDLLSQVHIHKIAFPPVDSPVILTEGEWLKSLKRYPFEVQSLPSASFTLIQQVGRLIRSHSCFGEIVIYDRRLLNKAYGSRLLAALPVFPIEQPPMPEASGEKAKKRRSKKT from the coding sequence ATGGCCCTGACAGCAGCGATAAAAAGCCAGATTGCGCAATGGTATAAGGCGCTGCAGCAGCAGGTTCCTGACTTTATCCCGCGCGCGCCGCAGCGCCAGATGATTGCCGAAGTGGCGAAAAGTCTGGCCGGTGACGAAGGGCGCCATCTGGCGATTGAAGCGCCAACCGGCGTAGGAAAAACCCTCTCTTATCTGATTCCCGGCATTGCGGTGAGCCGCGCCGAGGAAAAACGGCTGGTGATCAGCACCGCCAATGTGGCGTTGCAGGATCAGATCTTCACGAAGGATCTGCCGCTGCTGAAGAAAATTATCCCCGATCTCACCTTTACCGCGGCCTTTGGCCGAGGACGCTATGTCTGCCCGCGTAACCTTGCGGCGCTGGCGGCCACCGAGGATCAGCAGGGCGATTTATTGCTCTATCTCGATGAAGAGGCGGTGAGCGGTTCCAAAGAGGAGCAGAAATTCTGCGCCAAACTGGAGAAACAACTCAGCAGCTACCGCTGGGATGGTTTGCGCGATCACACCGATGTCACCATCGACGATAGCCTGTGGAAGCGCCTCTCAACCGACAAAGCCAACTGCCTTGGCCATCACTGTCGCTGGTATCGCGAATGCCCGTTCTTTGTTGCGCGCCGCGAAATTGAGCAGGCGGATGTGGTGGTGGCGAACCATGCCTTGGTGATGGCGGCGATGGAGAATGAATCGGTGCTACCGCCGGCAAAAAACCTGATGCTGGTGCTGGATGAAGGTCATCATTTGCCAGAAGTGGCACGCGATGCGCTGGAGATGAGTGCGGAAATCACGCCGGGCTGGAGCAGTTTGCAGCTCGATCTGTTCGTGCGGCTGGTAGAAACCATCATGGCGCAGTTTCGGCCAAAATCGCCGCCGCCGCTCACCAATCCGGAACGCCTCAAAGGCCACTGCGATGAAATGCGCGAGCTGCTGCAAATTCTCTGCGACGCCCTCAATCCGCTGCTGCCGGGCAACAATCAACCGGGTGAATTCCGTTTTGTGCTGGGCGAACTGCCAGAAGAGTTGATCAGCCTCTGCGCGCGGCTGTTTAAGCTCAGCGATGCGCTGCGCGGCTTGAGTGAAGGATTGCTCAACGAGCTCGGCGATCAAACCGGTAAAGCCGACATTATGCGGCTGCATAAAGCCATCATTCAGCTCAATCGCCATTTCGGCTGGTTCGAATCGATCAGCAAACTGTGGCGGCTGGCGGCGATGGAGAAAGCCTCGAATGCACCGGTATCGAAATGGATTACGCGTGAAATTCGTGAAGGGCAGGCGCACCTGCTGTTCCACTGCGCGGGCATTCGCGTTAGCGATCAGCTGGAAAAAATCCTGTGGCGCAAAATCCCACACGTGGTGGTGACCTCCGCGACGCTGCGATCGCTGAACAGCTTTAACCGATTGCAGGAGATGTCTGGCCTGAGCGAAAAAGCGGGCGATCGTTTTGTGGCGCTGGATTCGCCGTTTAACCATATCGAACAGGGCAAGCTGGTTATCCCGCAGATGCAGTTTGAGCCGCTGATGGCGCAGGAAGCGGAACACATCGCTGAGATGGCGCGCTTTTTCCGCCAGCAAATTGCCGAAGAGCAGCACAAAGGCGTGCTGGTGCTGTTCGCCAGCGGGCGTGCGATGCAGCAGTTTGTCAGCCACGTTACCGATCTGCGCCTGTCGATGCTGGTGCAGGGCGATCAACCGCGTTCGCGGCTGGTGGCGCTGCATCGGGAACGCGTCGAAGCCGGCAAAACCAGTATTTTAGTTGGGCTGCAATCGTTCGCCGAAGGGCTGGATTTGAAGGGCGATCTGCTGTCGCAGGTACATATCCATAAAATCGCTTTTCCGCCGGTGGACAGTCCGGTAATTTTGACCGAGGGCGAATGGCTGAAGAGCCTGAAACGTTATCCTTTCGAGGTGCAGAGCTTGCCGAGCGCCTCCTTTACTCTGATTCAGCAGGTAGGACGTTTGATTCGCAGCCACAGCTGCTTTGGCGAAATCGTGATTTACGATCGCCGCCTGCTCAACAAAGCCTACGGCAGCCGACTGCTGGCCGCATTACCGGTGTTCCCGATTGAGCAACCGCCGATGCCGGAAGCCAGCGGTGAAAAAGCAAAAAAACGCCGCAGTAAGAAAACCTAA